A region of the Nocardia asteroides genome:
CACGGCGCCGCTGCCGGGGTGTGGGCGCTGTCGCGGCCCGGCGTTTACGCCACGCGTAGAACCCCGAGGCCGAGACCTCGAGAAGCCGCGCCATCCGGGCGACACCGAACCGTCGCGGCGCGGTGGGAGTCCCGGCGGTGTGGGCAACCGCCGCGGTGTCGGGGGCGGCGTACTTCGCCATCAGATCGAACCGGGCCGGTTGTTCTGCATCGCGGCAAAGTACGCCGAGGCTTTTTGAGGAAGGCAATGTCCTTGTCCTGCTCGGTGACTCGCTTTCGCAGCGCCTGTAGTTCGGCGCGTTCCGGCGCCGACAACGGTTCCTCGCCCTGCCCGGTGGCTGCCTCGACGCGGCGGCGTTCGTCTCTGACCCAGGTACTCAGCATCCCGGCGTCGATCCCCAGCTCTCGGGCCACATCGGCGATCGTGCGACCAGTGTCGATCACCCGATGAGCAGCCTCGACCTTGTACTCGGTCGTATACGACCGACGTTTACGAGGAGGCACAGCAAACATCCTTACCAGCAGAACCATCGATCCTGCTAACTCGGTGTCCACTACCCGGGGTGAACCTCACGGCGCTGGTCTGAAACCGAAGCCGGTCTCGAACCCGTGACGGTTCGACCGACGGTGATGGAATGGCTAGGTCGTGAAAACGCAGCTTCGGTAGCTGGTGGTGATGTACCTGCTGTTTCCGGGGTTGAGGTAGTCGGAGTTTCCGCGGCCGTCCTCTTCGGTGTACATGCGGGCCGTGGCGTTGGTGTTGTTCTCTACCGACCCTCGCGTGATCTCGATGTTGTAGGTGCGGTACTCCTCGGGGTTCTGAATCTGCTCGGAGTACCCAGAAGAGTTCTGATACCTGAATGTGCCGACCGCCATGCTCTGCCTCCACGTGTTGACACGGGCTTGCACTGAACATAGCTGATCGATAGCTTCGAAGCAGCAGATTTGTCTCGTAGCTGCGGCCGATTCATCGTCGCGGGGGCTGGGTCCAGTCGCTTCGCATCCATCGCTAGCTGGGAAAAAAATAAGCTCTCACCGGGCGCTTCGCCAGAGTCGAGCCCCAACGCGAAAACTGTCGCTAAGGAGTTGCTCCGGAAACCTGCGATTCACCTTTGCTGCTACCAGGGTCGCCGTAGCATTTGCTGAAAACCTGGACGGATATGGTGTAGCCGCAGGTGAGGCCGCTACTCAGGGTAGTCGCCGGGGGCATCCGCGAGCAATCCGGCGATTGGACATTGCAGACTCGTCTCCGCGGTTGCAGCGCATGGGTCGCTAACCAGCAGACGGCATCGGCACGGGGGGAGACGCATCTAAGGAGATGTCATGGTGTCGGGTCTGGTGAACAACACCCTGACACTACGACACTCGCCAGGTCGTCCATCCATCGCGACGATGTTCACGTCGGTGAATCCGTATCGGCTGGCCATCTTTCCGGTGAACGTACTGCTGCGTGCGGCATCCTCTGGTGAGAGATGCGAATCCCGTACAGCTGCGTTGAAACTGGCGAGGTTGTCGGACGGCCCGCGTCCGGGTGACCACCAACCCTCGATGGCCCGTACCTGATCGCCGATGCTGTCCATCATGCGACCGAACATAACGTTTCCAGCGGGCGTACGGTCCGTCCTGTGCACCACGGCATGAAGAACGCCTTCGGCGTCGACCCAGCCGGTTATCCCTTCGAAGTCGGCATCCGTGACCGATGAACCGTACGGGTTTGCGTACCTGGCCAAAGGGGCGTCCGCCATTTGCCAGGAAATTCTCTCCATGGCTTCGCGGTGCCAATCACCGAAGCCGAGTTGTTCGACTTTCGGCCGCAACGCAGCGAACTGGATCCGAGCCGCTTCGATCTCCGAGCGAAGCATGGTATCCGGGAATGTGAAGCGGGGTTCCCGATTAGAGAACCACATATGTTCCACGAGCGGCCCAAGTGCCTCGCGTAGCGGTTGAAAGTCAGATCTAGCTGTGATTTCAGGGGCGCTGCCCTTCGTTGTTCCCCCACCGCCACCGGCCTCGCTGAGGATCTGGCGCTGAGCTTCCAGGTCGACCTCTTGTCGCTGCTGTAGATCCCTTCGCAGCTCGTCGGCGACCCCATGCAAGACTTCCCCATCGGCTCTTCCCACCTCTTCCAGCTGAGCAACCGGCGGGGCAACCCGTCTGCGAAAGAAATCGACAAGAACTCTATTGATCCACACTTGTCTCCTCGACCCATGCCATCAAGGAACTCGGCTCGGTCACGATACGGGGTCTGTCCAGTCTCGGTGTAACCCACTTTCCTTTCGGTTGTTGACTCGGGTTAGTTGCGGCCGGCGGACAGGCGTCCGTCGAAGGTGATCTCGAAGGCCTTCAGGGCGCCCTTCCAGCGGTTGGACTCGCCTCCCGGTCCCTGGGCACCGCGATTTCCACCGGCCCGGCCTCGATCGTCTTGGCCCGCTTGCCGTTACGGGAGCTCCCCCCGTCACGACCAGCCGGGGTGGTGCTTGGCATAACCGAGATGATCATCCATCTCGCCCCCGAGCGCGGACTCCACCACCAATTTTGTCATCCGCGCCAGCAGACCGCCCTCACCGACCAGCTGCAGCCCGTCGCGGCGAGCCTCGGCAGCCCCTTACCGGATCTGCTCGTCCATCGACACACCGAAGAAATTACGTCCCGACTCGATTCTCTCCAGGAGATGAAGCCTCCGGATTCGCCGAGGGACTCGTTCAGCCGGCCACCGACCCGCTGGGAAGACCCAGGAGATTCAGGAGAGATTGGAGCGGTGAGGGGGCGGGAGGCTGCGAGTTATCCGGAACCGCATCGGTGTACCGTGCATCCCGGACCACACCCTTGTGGATGTCACCGGACTCCCAGCGCGGCTGCGGATGCGTGTAGTAGCCCAGGCCATCGTTGAGGGGACTGTAGTAGTAGGGCGGGTCCTGCACCCACTTGCCCGGTTCTTGCTCGGTTGGGCATTCCGCGTTCAGGCCCGCCCAGTTGTGCGGTCCCACCCAGGTATGCTGCCCCGGAACCGTGACCCACTCCTGCGTCGCTCCGAGATTCCAGCAGATCGCATCCCAATCGATACGATGGGTCTGATCGGTGTCGTTGCGGCAAGTCGTCCCCACGCACCAGACACCGGGCGCGAGCGTATGTCGCTGCGGGTTTGGATCGGCGGCGACCTGCGGCGCCAGTAACCCCGCGGCCACGATTCCCACTGCGGCAATCCCGAAAGCCGTGCTCGCTCGTTGATTCATGTTGTGTCAACTCCCGCCTGAGCTATACCTACCTGCCGACAATGATTGTGGCGCAGACTTGCAATCGGCCTAACATCGACTTAACGTCCGCTATCCGGCACCGCTGCGGGAGAAGATCCGCGCGGAAAGGGAGTTGGCGTGTGGTGGTGAAGGTGCCGACGCACTGTACAGCGTATGGACTTGCACCGAATAACACACGGTGCGGACGACTCCCGCACTCACCTGGCACCCGGCCGTAGCACGGAACTCGGCTTTGCGGCTAAGACGATGTCTCATGTGGCGTATTTCGTCAGCTTCTTGAAGCAGGTCAGCGCCGCGGCAAGGGTGAGGAACGCAGGGAAGTGTGTGGCTTTGCGGTCGTAGCGGATGTTGAGCCGGTGGTAGCCGGTGAGCCAGGAGATGGTGCGTTCGATGACCCAGCGGTGGCGGCCGAGGCGCTGGGAGGATTCGATGCCTTTGCGCGCGATGCGGACGGCGATACCCCGATCACGCACCCATTGCCGCAGCTCGGCGGTGTCGTACGCCTTGTCGGCATGCAGTTCGGCCGGTTTGCGCCGACGCGGACCGCGCCGCGACCGAACCGCGGGGACCGCCTTGACCAGCGGCCGCAATGCCTCGGCATCGTTGGTGTTGGCCGCCGAAACCGCCACCGACAGTGGTATTCCCGCCCGATCGGACAGTAGGTGGATTTTCGAGCCGGACTTTGCCGCGGTCAACCGGGCTCGGGCCGGTCAGAGATCCCCCCTTTTCGCCCGGACGCTTGCTGCGTCGATCACTGCACGCGACCAGTCGATCAAGCCCTCGCTGCCGAGCTCATCGAGTATCGCGCGATGTAGCCGCCGCCAGAGACCGGCTTCGGTCCACACCGTGAACCGGCGGTGCGCCGTTGGAACGGTGACCCCGAATGGCGGTGGCAGCATCCGCCACGCACACCCGCTGGTCAGCACGAATACCACTGCCGTGAACACCGCCCGCTCGTCGGTCGGAGCAGTACCCCCACCCTGCGGTCGTGGCTCGAACTTCGGCAGCAACGGCTCCACCATCGCCCAAAGCTCGTCCGGAACGAGACGCTTCGACAACTTGTCCGACACGGCCGAACATCATGCACCACAACCGATCACAGTCCATCTCGACCCACCGATAACCAGTCACAGCGACATGAGACACGGTCTTAGTGCCGTTGCTGGTGCTCGTGTGGTTGATCATCGGTGTCGTCGCCGCCGGTCAACGCGGATACTTCACCGAGCGTGACCAGAACTGCGCCAGCCTGGGGACGATCGCGGTCACCGTCCTCGCGGGACCGCTGAACTACGCAGGGGTCAACCCCAAAGTGAACAACTGCAACCTGCCCCAGCCCAGCCCGTAACACGACACCACGACGGATGTCCCGGCCCTATCGGTGCCGGCATCCCCGTACCCCGTGCCAGGCCGAGGCAATTTCGGTCTGGCTCCACCTCGCGTCCTGGCGACCTTCATCGACCTCGATCGTCGCTCCCCACCCCGTTCATCACTGCGGTTGTCCGGGTAGCCAACCATCGCCGATTCAGCTGGATCCGAGGCAGCACCGATGACCGATAAGTCGACACGGACTTCCCCCGCGAGGACTCCGCACACGCGCCGCGGCAGCGACAACTACGACCACCTCGAACCGTTGTTCGCCCAGCTGGCCGAGCTGGATGTGGACGACCCGCGCCGAGTTGCCCTGCGGGAGGTGCTGATCAGGCGATGCCTGCCACTGGCCGAACACATCGCTCGCAAGTACGCCGGCCGCGGCGAGAACTTCGACGATCTCCTGCAGACCGCCCGGGTGGGGATAATGGGCGCCGTCGACCGCTTCGATCCCGATCACGGGGCGACGTTCCTGGCTTTCGCGGTACCAACCGTCATGGGCGAGATCCGCCGCCATTTCCGCGACTACACCTGGGCGGTGCGAGTACCGCGGCGGCTCAAGGAAATCCAGCAGAGCATCGGGCCCACGATCGACATGCTGTTGCAGCGACTGGGTCGCATGCCCAAAGCTGGCGAGATCGCCGAACAGCTCGGCGTCAGCGTAGTCGATGTCACCCAGGCAATGATCGCCCATAACGGCTACCAGAGCTCCTCGATCGACGCGACCGCCGACTACGACAACGACAACACGCCGTTGTCGCTGCTGGATGCTCTCGGCGCCGAGGAGCCGGACTACCGCACCGTCGAGGACTGCCTGGCGGTGAAACCCCTGATCGCCGCGCTGCCCGAGCGTGAACGCGAGGTACTGTTCATGCGATTCTTCGAATCCCAACACCAAATCCAGATCGCCGAGCACTTCGGCGTCTCCCAGATGCAGGTCTCACGCATCCTGGCCAAGACCCTGAACTCGTTGCGCGAGACGGCATTAAGCGACTGATCAGCCAGTCGCGGAATGGCCGTCAGCGTTGAGACCGACTCACAGACCTTCGACTCGTCGATCCCGCGTGGCAAGCCTCGAAGGGCAACTCGCTGCGGCTGGTGCCCGACTACATCTTGGTGTAACGGGCCATGGCGAAGCTGTAGAGGCCGTAGAGGATGATGCCCAGTCCGGACACTACGAGGAGGGCTGCTCCGTAGGGTTGAGCTCCCACGGTTTTGAAGGCGCCGTCGAGTCCGGCGGCTCCGAAGATCGGTATTACGGCGATACGTGGCGGCGCTGCGAGGGGCGGGGTGACCACCGTGGCGCGGACGGCACCGATGCAGGTGTCGAATCGTGAGCCCAGGGCCGGATACTCGACCCATATGTGATGCGGCAGTTCATATTCGGCTGACACGACAAACACGGCTACTCCAAGCCGGTCAGCATGAGCGCAACCTTTGAGCATACGAACCGCCGCAACTTAATTGGCTGGCTGCCGACGACCGTTCATCGAGGTGGTAGCCGAGGTGGCCGAGCTGCTGTACCGGTATCCGGGTTATCGGCCGTGTTTGCTTTGTTTGGCGAACGCTGCCGCACCCAGGGGTGGGACCGTGCGGCACAGGAATGAGCCGATTCGGGGGTCGCCGAGGTCGGATTCCGGCCAGCCGGTCGCCTCGAATTCGCTGTACAGGCTCAGGTCGCCTTGTTCTTGGATGCGAATTCGGTCTCCGGCCCAGGCGATGGCGAAGGTGACGACCCCACAAGGGCAGGTGACACAGAATCCGAGATCGGTTTGGGTACTTGCGGCGGTGTCTTCCAGGTCGGCCGGATAGTTGACGGTGTGGCCTTTTGAACAGACGGTCAACGTCGGCAAGGCAATGGTCATTGCCGCAGTGTAGGCAGTCTCGGGACTCGAACCGCGGTACTTGGGAGAGATGTTGCGGTTTGTCCGAGAAGTCGGCCCCGGTCTTCGGACCGCGGCCGACTTCGTGTTCGGTCAGCACCGGCACCAGCGTGCTGTGATCGTCGAGGGCAACATCATCGTGATGCCAATGTCGTTGCTGTCGTGGTCGATTGCGGCCACCGTGGAGCCGCACTCGTGGCTGAATCCGGGCTTGGTTAAGGGGAATGTATGGCACCACTTGGGTTTCCCTTCCGCACCGGTCCAGCTGGACTTCTCGGCGGGGAAGCCGACCCAGGCCATGACCGATGTGCCGCCCAGACACTCGTAATGCGGGCACGAGCACAGTTCCCTGTCAAGTACTTCTGAAACGGTCTGAGGTCTCACCGCCAAGATCGAGAGCGTCGCCGGTCGTAAAGCCGTGTCAGCATACCGGTGGCCGGGACCGCGGGCGGCACCGTTCGCCGAGCTGCACGCCACTGGAAGCAGTTTTCGTCGTTCGATGTCGGTCCGTCGTGCCACACTTCGCGACGGAGACCCCTGGCCAGAGGAGAACGGAATGGCCGCGACCGACGACCGTCCCATGGTGAGACTGGTTGCCCACTGCCGCCGCTGCGGTGGATGGCTGTTGTCGCCGCAATCGGTCGTGCAAGGGATCGGGCCGACATGCGCGATCCGCGAGCGCGCCGGGCAACGCGCTGTGTCGTCACGGCATCCGCAGGAGCTGACCCGGTTCGTCATCGCGGCGTGAACGTTTCCCGGGTTGGTACTGACCGCTGCCAGCCTGATCCGTGACCGCAACCGCAGGGCAGCGCTATACCCTGATCGGCATGCGAGAGCCGGGGGATATCGATGCACTCGAGGTAGCGCGCGAACAGCTGCATTACCTGATGATCGCCAACTTGCCGCCGATGACCGTGGAATCGCGGCTACAGCTGGGCTTGCTCGCCGCCCAGATAGCCCTTGCCGAACGTCTCCCCTTGCGGATCAACGGCACCCGCCGAGTACTGCGAGACGACAAGGAAGAGTTCGAGTGGGACGAGGAGTTCCTCGAACGGCTCCTGCGCAATCTCGGCCCGGCAGGGCGGCGATGGATCCGGGTGCTGGTCGACGAAGGCGGCGTGGCTACACCGGAACGGATCAAGGAACTCACCGGCGCCAAGGCCTTGGGCGGCATGAGCACGACGATGCGGCGGGCCATGCACGCCACGACCGACAAGCTGCCGCCACCACGCCTGATCGAGTCACGCAGCACCGACGACCCGCAGAACCCCACGATCGTGGAGTACCGCCTGGCCGAAGGCACCCTGCCACTGCTCGCCGCGGCGCTCGATCGCATCGACGGCAGCAGGTAGGCCTACCCGCCTTACGCCTCCGACGCGGGGTCCGCCGCTACGAGCGTCTCGGTGCGGACGCTGAACGGGTAGCGGCCGGGCGCCTCGAGCACGGCCTGCACGATCGCGTGCTCGTCGTCTTCGAGTTCCAGGACCTCGAACACCGAGACCCCGCCCGCGACCAGCAGGACTCTGTCACCGACCTGAACCATGCCGGTGAGCCTATCCCGGCCAGACCGACCAGTACGTGACGGGATCGAACCTGTGTTCGATAACCCGCGTCTGGTCTACCGGCTCAGCGACGGCC
Encoded here:
- a CDS encoding RNA polymerase sigma factor SigF — protein: MTDKSTRTSPARTPHTRRGSDNYDHLEPLFAQLAELDVDDPRRVALREVLIRRCLPLAEHIARKYAGRGENFDDLLQTARVGIMGAVDRFDPDHGATFLAFAVPTVMGEIRRHFRDYTWAVRVPRRLKEIQQSIGPTIDMLLQRLGRMPKAGEIAEQLGVSVVDVTQAMIAHNGYQSSSIDATADYDNDNTPLSLLDALGAEEPDYRTVEDCLAVKPLIAALPEREREVLFMRFFESQHQIQIAEHFGVSQMQVSRILAKTLNSLRETALSD
- a CDS encoding DUF6011 domain-containing protein, with product MAATDDRPMVRLVAHCRRCGGWLLSPQSVVQGIGPTCAIRERAGQRAVSSRHPQELTRFVIAA
- a CDS encoding transposase; the encoded protein is MVLLVRMFAVPPRKRRSYTTEYKVEAAHRVIDTGRTIADVARELGIDAGMLSTWVRDERRRVEAATGQGEEPLSAPERAELQALRKRVTEQDKDIAFLKKPRRTLPRCRTTGPVRSDGEVRRPRHRGGCPHRRDSHRAATVRCRPDGAASRGLGLGVLRVA